The Palaemon carinicauda isolate YSFRI2023 chromosome 37, ASM3689809v2, whole genome shotgun sequence genome contains a region encoding:
- the LOC137629508 gene encoding tubulin alpha-3 chain-like isoform X1, whose translation MRECISIHVGQAGTQMGNACWELYCLEHGIQPDGQMPSDKTIGGGDDSFNTFFSETGSGKHVPRAVFVDLEPTVIDEIRTGVYRQLFHPEQLITGKEDAANNYARGHYTIGKEIVDMVLDRIRKLADNCTGLQGFLIFHSFGGGTGSGFASLLMERLSVDYGKKSKLEFAIYPAPQVATAVVEPYNSILTTHTTLEHSDCAFMVDNEAIYDICRRNLDIERPSYTNLNRLIGQIVSSITASLRFDGALNVDLTEFQTNLVPYPRIHFPLVTYAPVISAEKAYHEQLSVSEITNACFEPANQMVKCDPRHGKYMACCLLYRGDVVPKDVNAAIAAIKTKRSIQFVDWCPTGFKVGINYQPPTVVPGGDLAKVSRAVCMLSNTTAIAEAWARLDHKFDLMYAKRAFVHWYVGEGMEEGEFTEAREDLAALEKDYEEVGVDSADAEGEAEGDEY comes from the exons CGTGAATGCATCTCAATCCATGTTGGCCAGGCTGGTACCCAGATGGGCAATGCCTGCTGGGAATTGTACTGCCTTGAACATGGCATCCAGCCTGATGGACAAATGCCATCTGACAAGACCATCGGTGGTGGTGATGACTCCTTTAATACCTTCTTCAGTGAAACTGGATCAGGGAAGCATGTACCCAGAGCAGTATTCGTAGATCTTGAACCCACCGTAATTG ATGAAATCAGAACTGGGGTTTACCGCCAACTGTTCCACCCTGAACAACTTATCACTGGCAAGGAAGATGCCGCCAACAACTATGCCAGAGGTCATTATACTATTGGAAAGGAAATCGTCGATATGGTATTGGACAGAATTAGGAAACTTGCCGATAACTGCACGGGTCTGCAAGGGTTCTTAATCTTCCACTCCTTCGGTGGTGGCACCGGTTCCGGCTTCGCGTCTCTCCTCATGGAGAGATTATCTGTTGACTACGGCAAGAAGAGCAAGCTGGAATTCGCCATCTACCCCGCCCCTCAAGTTGCCACTGCTGTCGTTGAACCCTACAACTCCATTCTGACCACCCACACCACCCTTGAACACTCCGATTGTGCCTTCATGGTTGATAACGAAGCAATTTATGACATCTGCCGCAGGAACTTGGACATCGAAAGACCCTCCTATACCAACTTGAACCGTCTCATCGGCCAGATTGTCTCCTCGATCACCGCATCTCTCAGATTTGATGGTGCCCTCAATGTGGACTTGACAGAGTTCCAGACTAACCTGGTGCCTTATCCCAGAATCCACTTCCCCCTCGTTACCTATGCCCCTGTAATTTCTGCTGAGAAGGCCTACCACGAGCAGCTGTCAGTTTCTGAAATTACCAATGCCTGCTTTGAGCCTGCCAACCAGATGGTAAAGTGTGATCCCCGTCATGGTAAGTACATGGCCTGTTGCCTGCTGTACCGTGGTGATGTTGTACCCAAGGACGTTAATGCAGCCATCGCTGCAATCAAAACTAAGAGGTCAATCCAATTTGTGGACTGGTGTCCAACTGGCTTCAAGGTTGGCATCAACTACCAGCCCCCAACTGTTGTCCCAGGTGGTGATTTGGCCAAGGTATCCAGAGCCGTTTGTATGTTGTCCAACACTACTGCCATTGCAGAAGCATGGGCCAGGCTGGATCACAAGTTTGACTTGATGTATGCCAAGCGTGCCTTTGTCCACTGGTATGTTGGAGAGGGCATGGAAGAGGGAGAGTTCACTGAAGCCCGTGAGGATCTCGCTGCCTTGGAAAAGGATTACGAAGAAGTTGGCGTCGATTCAGCCGATGCAGAAGGAGAGGCTGAAGGTGACGAATATTGA